The following coding sequences are from one Lemur catta isolate mLemCat1 chromosome 16, mLemCat1.pri, whole genome shotgun sequence window:
- the HSBP1L1 gene encoding heat shock factor-binding protein 1-like protein 1 isoform X2, giving the protein MDAQGPEIPGGAALRDAAENLFQELQEHFQALTATLNIRMEEMGNRIEDLQKNVNDLMVQAGIENSIKEQM; this is encoded by the exons ATGGACGCGCAGGGCCCGGAAATCCCCGGCGGGGCCGCGCTGCGGGACGCG gcaGAAAATCTGTTTCAGGAACTTCAAGAACATTTTCAAGCTCTGACTGCAACATTAAACATCAGAA TGGAAGAAATGGGGAATCGCATTGAGGACTTGCAGAAGAATGTAAATGACTTAATGGTGCAAGCTGGGATTGAAAACTCTATTAAAGAACAAATG tag
- the SLC66A2 gene encoding solute carrier family 66 member 2 isoform X3, translating into MEAEGLDWLLVPLHRLASWGAAGAMVFGGVVPYIPQYRDIRRTQNAEGFSVYVCLVLLVANILRILFWFGRRFESPLLWQSVVMISTMLLMLKLCTEVRVANELNIKRRSFAA; encoded by the exons ATGGAGGCCGAAGGCTTGGACTGGCTTCTGGTCCCGCTGCACCGGCTGGCTTCCTGGGGGGCGGCTGGGGCCATGGTCTTCGGAGGGGTGGTGCCCTACATCCCACAGTACCGCGACATCCGGAGGACGCAGAACGCCGAGGGCTTCTCCGTCTACGTGTGCCTGGTGCTGCTGGTGGCCAATATCTTGCGGATACTCTTCTG GTTTGGAAGGCGCTTCGAGTCCCCGCTGCTGTGGCAGAGCGTGGTCATGATCTCGACCATGCTGCTGATGCTGAAGCTCTGCACGGAAGTCCGCGTGGCCAACGAGCTGAACATAAAGCGCCGCTCCTTCGCAG
- the TXNL4A gene encoding thioredoxin-like protein 4A isoform X2, whose amino-acid sequence MYELYDPCTVMFFFRNKHIMIDLGTGNNNKINWAMEDKQEMVDIIETVYRGARKGRGLVVSPKDYSTKYRY is encoded by the exons ATGTATGAGTTATACGATCCATGTACCGTCATGTTTTTCTTCAG GAACAAGCACATCATGATTGACTTGGGCACCGGCAACAACAACAAGATTAACTGGGCCATGGAGGACAAGCAGGAGATGGTGGACATCATAGAGACCGTGTACCGCGGGGCCCGCAAAGGCCGCGGCCTGGTTGTGTCTCCCAAGGACTATTCCACCAAATACAGATACTGA
- the HSBP1L1 gene encoding heat shock factor-binding protein 1-like protein 1 isoform X1 gives MDAQGPEIPGGAALRDAAENLFQELQEHFQALTATLNIRMEEMGNRIEDLQKNVNDLMVQAGIENSIKEQMT, from the exons ATGGACGCGCAGGGCCCGGAAATCCCCGGCGGGGCCGCGCTGCGGGACGCG gcaGAAAATCTGTTTCAGGAACTTCAAGAACATTTTCAAGCTCTGACTGCAACATTAAACATCAGAA TGGAAGAAATGGGGAATCGCATTGAGGACTTGCAGAAGAATGTAAATGACTTAATGGTGCAAGCTGGGATTGAAAACTCTATTAAAGAACAAATG ACCTGA